The Radiobacillus deserti genomic interval GTCACGAGTTGTTTCCACTTAAATACCTTTTTGAGATATATCTTAATTGTTTTCTATTTTTCACGGAATTAGGTATACTAGTAACAAACAATAAAAAGAGGTGAAAGGTATGAAATGGAGTAGACTTCTTGTAGCAGCTGGTATAGGTGCATTAGTTGGATATGTTGTGAGAGAGCAAGTCAATACAACAACCTCTTATTCGCCAGAAAAGGCCTTAAATTCCGCGAAAGAAGCATTTCGTAAAGAAGGGCCAATAAGTGGATCTTGGATATATATGAAACCAAAAGAACTAGTAAAAAACGGACTTACGTATAGTGTTTATCACGGTGGAATCACGAGAACCATTGAGGGACAAGATAAACCATTTGAATTCTATGTAGATGCCCATACAGGAACCATTGTCGAGGTAGCCGAATCCGCATAATACATAGATGATGGGACAAAAGTATAGTAAAGCAATGAAAAAACGAACAATTATAAATAGTGCCTATACCCCGCTCCGGAAATATACGACGCTTTCCGCGGACGGCTGGTGAGCCTCCACGTGCTGACGCACTGTGGGGTCTCACCGATGCCTTTTTTCCCGCTGGAGTCTGCGTATATATCCGGAGCTAGTATAGGCTGTTGTTCGGCTTTTCGGCTCATCCTTTTCCGTGATGTCCCAGCCTCTTTTCTCATTTTATTAAAAACGTGCCTTACAACGATTTATAGTCATGCCTTTACTTGAAAACTTCTCTTCATATTCCGTTTTCACATTCGTTGGATCCTCTAAAGCGTGTAAATCCAATACAACTTCTTCTAAAATCAGTCCAAACTGAGAAAAGCTAACAAGTGAATATTCAAAAAGACCTTTATTATCTGTTTTCATCACAATCTCTCCGTCTGGCTTCAAAATGTGACGATACTGCTCTAAGAAGGTGCGATACGTAAGTCTTCTTTTTTCATGCTTATTTTTTGGCCAAGGATCAGAAAAATTTAAATATATCTTATCGATTTCATTTTCCCCAAACATTTCTCTTAAATCTTTTGCATTTTCATTAACCAATCGTACATTAGGCTGCTTTGAATCTTTCACTTTTTGGACCGTACTCACAATAATGCTTTTAGCTAATTCAATCCCTACAAAGTTCACTTCGGGATATTGTTGGGCCATTCCAGAGATAAATTGACCTTTCCCGGTACCGATTTCCAAATGAATTGGCTGATCATTTTGGAACAATTGGTGCCATTTTTCTTTATATTCAAATGGTTGATGGATGACAATATCGTCGTTTTCTTTTAAGAAATCATCCGCCCAAGGTTTATTTCTTGCTCTCATCATTACACTCCTCTATATTGTTTCGATTTAAAGCGTACCATGATTTTCTCCAAAACTAAAGATAATTCACAAATTTGGAGGAAAAGCTAGGATATTGAAAGATATTCTAACAAATATTCTTATGTTTAAGTTATATACAAGTGAGTCAGTCTTTTCTCTATTAAATCAGTCATACACGATTTTCTACTGTTTTGGATGTAAACGTTTCCTCCATTATGCTTAAGCAAGTCAAATAAATAGTAGGAGGAAACACATAAGTGAAATTATTACAAAGCATCTTGGAAGTAGGAGTAATCGGTTTATTCTCCTTATTTTTTGTAGGATATGCCATTTTTATCTACCCTGTTGAAAAGATTAATCAAAAAACGAGCCGTAAAGTTCGCGCGAATAAAATGAAGTATGCACCACAATTAGATTAACCATTGAAACATCTGTTTTATCGTAATCATGCAAAAAAACTGGGATATATATCCCAGTTTTTTTGCATGGAAAAAGAAATATTTTCTCTGAATCGGTACAAACTAATGACAAAGGTGGGGTATAGATGTCATTAACAGTTGAAGATCAATTAAGAGTCTTACATGATTTATTAAGTGAACATCGAGAAGAATGCTGTGGACGCATATCAGAATGTCAGCAAATTAAGCGAATCGTACAATCCGTTATGGCTAATGAATCCATTGACGATCAACAAATTCTACAATTACTTCCGGAAATATACAATTACGGAAGACAAGGTGAGCTTGCTCAAAATCTTGATGAGCATATTACCTCGAACCAAGCCAATTTACAAAACTGGGTAGATTCAATTCAATTAAGTGATTAACTCGACTGTACGTGTGCCAAAAGCCTTCTCAATTGATTTAAATACTGCAAGGCTTTGGCACTGTTTTTTTCTTTTTGGTTTAAAAAGTGCTTCACATGATCCAAAATTAAATACCAATACATCCGCTCTTTAATATGATCATTTGTCTCCCCATACTTGTTCAACCACATTTTCCAGTCTTTTTCTGGAATGTACCAAAATAACAACATCCCGATATCCAGGGCTGGATCTGCCACTTTGGCACTATCCCAATCAATTAGAAACAGCTGACCGTCCTCTGATAATAACCAATTATTATGATTCAAGTCACAATGGCAGACTACTTGTTGCTGGTTTTCAACAAAAGGTAAAGTCTCCTTTAAGAATTTATAAGCCTGATACAATTCAATTTGGTCTGGTTGTGCAGTTCGGACATGTACTTTCACCTCTTGTAACAAATCTTGAGGTAAAATCGGAGCTTTCCCAATTTTCAAGAGCATGTCTAATAACTCCGGAGAATGGTGAATTTTGCTAAGCATTCGAGCAACTTGAGGATGTTGCATTTCTTCAGGGTCCAGCTCTCTTCCTTCTAACCAGTGTTGAGCTGTAATAACGTCACCGTTCGCCATTCTTTTTGTCCATAGTAATTTAGGAACAATTCCTTCTGCTGAGAGAACAGCTAGAAACGGAGAAGAGTTTCGCTTTAAGAAAAGGCGCTTCTCTGAATTTGCTGCCATATATGCTTCTCCAGTTGAACCACCTGCAGGCGTGATTGTCCAATCCGTTCCAAATAAATAATCCACTGTTTTCACCCTCATTTTGCACGTTGAAATTCTATTAATCTATCAATTATTTAATGTTGCATTTCATCATAAATTTAAAGTGAGACATATTATAGATTAACCCATTTTCGACCTATTTTTCAAGGATAAATTTTGACATTTTACAAGTTACTTTGAATTTATTCACCAAATGACCCCATATTTTGCTCTCCACCCTCATTTTCATTCCACTCCGGTCGCTTATAAGCATTCGTTGCACATTGCTTTAAGAGAATATCACAGACCTTCAATTGAATATGCTTTAACGGAGAAACAAGCGAGCGTTTTTCTTGTAACCAACGGTCATGCTCTGTTTTACCAATATATTTTGTTTGATATGGTTCTTGAGCAGCTTGAATCTTATTTGTTCTCGATAAAACAATCTTCGTTATAGGGAACTCTATACTGTGGGCTTTCATCATGCTTCGCACTAATTTTTCAGTTCGATTTAATCCGAGCATTGGACTCAATATTTTGGATCGTATCTGATTATGTTCCCTCATCCAGGTCCGATCGTCATTCGACATAAAGGTCATACTAGAATTTGTTTCTAATAATGTAATAATGTCAATTCCTATAGGGGTAACAAGAATGATTTCTCCTTCAATAAACGACTGTTTAATGTGAAAAATGGGATGATAAAATAATAAATATGTGTCCGGAAATCTTTGCAAGAAATATTTAAGGACGAAATCATCCTTATACCCTCTGTCTAAGAACGACATTTCGTTCACTGTTGTGGATGCCCATTTTAACTGTAAGGATACTAACTGATCTAAGTAATATTGCTTAAGAGCTGCCTCATTTTGTGGAAGCCTCGGCTTATCGACAACCATTTCCAACAACTCTTCTTTTTCTTTTCGTTTAAACAGATTCCAGATGGATGAATCTGCTTCAGTAGGCTCATCCTCATTAATTCCCTCTGCAGAGTACCGTTGGTTCTCCCATTGCTCACGGAGTTTTTTCCAATTTTCTTTTTTTAGCCGAATAAACTGACCTGGATAATGATAAATATCCCGTTCATATCTGGAAACATAGTCTTCTAATTTGACTAACTGTGTCACGATTTCACCTCAATTCAAACGGATAGCAGTAACGATTTCATATTTTGGAGATTTCGATGGGTGTATTTTATACACGACCAAGTGGTCCACCAACATGTCCTTCCTTGCCAAAAATTCCTCTGATTCAGGAAGCATTAACTCTTTTGCAAAGGATGGATCCCATTTTTTCGCTAGTGTAATGTGAGGGCGATATGGCCGTGATTCCTTTTTAAACCCAAACATTGCACAGGTATTCGCTACCTTTTCTTGCAGATTGTTAAGTACTTTGTTCCCTTCAACTCCTGCCCAAAGTACTCTTGGCTGTGATCTCTTTCCAAACGTTCCAACGGTCCCAATATTCACATGGAATTTTTCTAAACCGTCCATTTTTTGCAGTTCTTCTATGATTTCTGTAATTTTGTTCTCCGATACGCCACCTAAAAACAATAAAGTTATATGTAGATCAGAGACATGTGTCCAGCTTTTGTAAGCTACTTGTCCTTTTCTTTGTAACATTTCCTGCCACTCGGCCAACCAATTTTGAATATCCTCTCGAATGGGTATCCCTATGAAGTAATGAGCGTCATTTGTCATGTTTCACTTTTTCCTCCCGTATATCTTGCTGTTCATCTTATTATCCATAATCCCCTTCAATAGAAAGAACATGCATGGTTCCAAGGAGAATATTAAGAGATATTTTGTATAAGTGTTTGATAAGTGTTTTCATCACATATGACGAACAATTTGGCATCAGCTGGTATTTCTTTATCGAGGGATCGATTGATGCTTAAGTCATCCCTGTCTGCAACGAGAGTAGCCCCAGAATCTAATAAAGCATTAAACGCATCCTTATACGTTTTCCATTCCGGATTCGTCGGCACGTGAAACAGATCCTCCCCTACGGAACGCCGTAATAACTGCCCGAACAGACGTGACATCCCTTCGTGAAATGCAGAACGGACAAACAAGGAAGAAATAGTTTCATTCGAAATAATAAATTCATTTACTTTAACATGAACAAAGTTTTTAATGTGTGCTTCTTCCATCACTTCAACAACAGTATGTACATGTGGAGCATAGGCTTCTATTGCAGAAGCAATGAGCAAGGTTCTACCATCATTTAACTGCCCGTCCGTGATTTGATCGTTCGCAAAAATCAAGACTGCTTTAGCTTCCTTTATATTTGCTTTCTCTAGCACTTCCGTTTCGGAAGCATGACCATGCAAAAAGTGTATATGCTCCTTTAAAAGAGGTGCTTTCTCTAGTGTATCAATGATTAATATATCCGCATCTGGCATCGTTCTAACAATTTCATCTATAGCAAATTTAGCTTTTTGAGACCAGCCTATAATAATATAATGATCTTTTTCTTTAAACACGATGTTTCCTTCCTCCCTTTTGATTCGAAAGCTTGATAAGCTATCTACTACTTTCCCAATGACAATTCCTATTATCCCGATACCGAACACATATAAAAATAAAGCAATCATTCTTCCTGCGAAAGAGACCGGATAATAATCTCCGTAACCAACGGTTGTAACGGTTGTCATCACCCACCAAAATGCGTCAAAAAACGTGGGGAATGATTCTTTTTCTACAGCAACAACGAGATAGGAAGCCAATACAATCATGAGCAGACTTCCAAGGAATAGGAAAGTATTTTGTATTTTCACCACTTTTCGTAATATTCTTCTAAAAATAATCATTTTTCGACCCCCTTAAATTTTCTTTAATTTCTTGAATTGTCCGTAAATTTTTTTCATACATCTAGCATTCCATCATAAAAATAGTGTAAAATTAGAATAACTTCTAGATTCAGTGGCACCACAGGTATATGAAATGTATATTAAGGAGTGGTTTTTTGAATCAATCAACAACCCGTATGCTTACTCGTGTTAAGGCTGAATACCTTTATATTAGAGAAAAAGGGACAGTCTCCACTACAGAATTGGCAGAGGAATTTGGGATTACAGATCGAACTGTGCAGCGAGATTTAAACGTGTTAGAGCATAACGGTCTAGTTACAAGTCCGAATCGGGGACGATGGAAAATCACTGAAAAACGAGTTAAAATTTCTTAAATAAAATTAAATGAAAGGCTGACGGATGGTCAGCCTATTTTTTTGTTTCTTGAACTTATATATGTTGTTCCTTTAGACGAGTTAGCTCGTCCTCGGTAAGCTCTCGATATGTTCCAATAGGAAGTTCTTCGTCTAATTGAAGACTTCCCATTGTTAGCCTCTTTAAGTACACTACTCTTTTGTTTACAGACTGAAACATTCGTTTAACTTGATGAAATTTCCCTTCTGTAATTGTTAGCTCTATTTCAGAGATTTCTCCACTTTTTAGAATCGTTAGTTCTCCTGGTTTCGTTACATAACCGTCATCTAACATAACCCCGGTTGCAAAAGCTGAAATATCCGAATCGGTAACCACACCTTCCACACGAGCAAAGTATGTCTTTCCTACGTGTTTTTTCGGCGACAATAGCTGGTGGGCCAACTTGCCATCATTCGTCAGAAGAAGTAAGCCTTCCGTATCCTTATCCAACCTTCCTACAGGAAAAGGCTCAAAGATTGCATCCTCTGGCTCTAATAAATCGATTACGGTCTGATCACGATTATCCTCCGTTGCTGAGACACAGCCTGGTGGTTTATGCATCATAAGATAGACAAACTCTTTGTACTCAATCTCTTCCCCTGCAACCTTTATTTCATCGTGATTTGGGTCTACTTGGTCTTGACCATTTTTTACTACTTCGCCGTTACGGGTAACAATCCCTTTTTTCAGAAGGGATTTTACTTCTTTTCGGCTTCCAAACCCCATATTCGATAATAACTTGTCGATTCTCATAGAATGCTCCTTTATCTTCTTCTAAATATACGGTCAAATATCCGAACTCGGTTTCCTAAAGTCCGTTCAAATAACGTTGATTCATAACTGAACCATAAATATACTAAAGCCCCCACTGGAATTGCCACCATTAACGTAACAATAGCCGCAAAACGACTATCTTCATAGGATATCCAGAAACCTAATATCCACTTCGTAATGAGAACCGCCATTGTCATTAAAATTGTAAAGATAGCCATTAACGAAGATCGCTTCGTGAATTCTCGCATTGGAAAACCAATCGTTTGTTTAATTCTCCAGAAGTTTAAAATAATAGCTGTCAGAACAGCAAGAGATGTTCCAACTACTGCTCCTTTTGCCCCTAGTGCATACATAAGAGGCACATTCAAACAGATTTTAAGTAGTAAACCTGCACCAAGACTTGTAACTGCAAATCTTTGTTGATTGATACCTTGTAAAATAGACGACGTAACGGTAAAGAAAGCAAACAATAATGCAACAGGTGCATACCAAGCAAGTAATGGTCCATTAATATTAATATTTTCGATACCGTAAAATGCCCCATAAACTTCATATGATAGCAGAGACATACCGACGGAAGCAGGTAAAACAAGTAGCATGACGATTTGTAAGGATTGATTAATCTGACGGAATGCTAGGGGCATATTCCGCTCAGTAACCGATTTAGTGATTGCTGGTAGAATGGCTAAGGAAAGCCCTGTCGCAATTGTAACCGGAATGATAACAAGCTTATGACCGTACACACTGATGTTGGAGAAAGCAATCGCGGATATTTCCCCTTGGCCAATGGCACTCATCGTTCTTTCAAAGGTTATCGCATCAATCTGTTGGTAAAGTGGTGTAGCTAATCCTACTAATACGAATGGCCCTGCATATCGGAACAACTCTTTGTATAAGTCCCTCAATGGGATTTGATGCGTTTTGCGTTGACTTGCAACTTGGCGATCCAAATACTGTTTTCGTTTCTTCCAGTATAGACCTAGAACAATATATGAAGCCACTGCTCCAACAAAAGCAGCGAATGCGGCATATCCTACTGCTGTTGTCACACTTCCACTGAATACATGAATAATTAGGAAAGCGGCACTTAACAGGAATACGATACGAACAATTTGCTCTACAACCTGTGACAAAGCAGTTGGCCCCATGGATTCATACCCTTGGAAAAATCCACGAATAATGCTCATGCTTGGAATAATAAGTAAAGCAAAACTAATCATTTTTAATACCATTTCTACATCTTCTGCAATAATTCCAGATGGATCATTTGACGGAACATAGATTTTTGCTAGCAATCCAGAACTAAAATATAAAATAAGGAATGCTATGATACCCGTTATGATCATGAGACTCATGCCAGCTTTGAACATTCTTCGCCCGGTATAGTAATCCCCCATGGCGTTATATTTAGATACAAATTTTGACACAGCCAGTGGTACACCAATAGTAGACATACTTATTAAAATATTATAAGGACCATAGGCATAGCCATATAGAGCTCCACCTGTAGCTCCTACTAATTCATTAAATGGTATAGTATAAATCATTCCAAGGAACTTTGATAAAAAAGTAGCTGCCGTAAGCAGCATCGTACCTCGTAATATATTTGAAGTTGACATTTTTTCACCTGCAATTATTGGATAATCGAACGAATCTATTTTATCATAAAGTGTAGACTTAGACAGAACTACTGCATGTTTATTTGAATACGAATTCGTGACAGGAAAGGAAGTA includes:
- the trmB gene encoding tRNA (guanosine(46)-N7)-methyltransferase TrmB, which translates into the protein MRARNKPWADDFLKENDDIVIHQPFEYKEKWHQLFQNDQPIHLEIGTGKGQFISGMAQQYPEVNFVGIELAKSIIVSTVQKVKDSKQPNVRLVNENAKDLREMFGENEIDKIYLNFSDPWPKNKHEKRRLTYRTFLEQYRHILKPDGEIVMKTDNKGLFEYSLVSFSQFGLILEEVVLDLHALEDPTNVKTEYEEKFSSKGMTINRCKARF
- a CDS encoding putative polysaccharide biosynthesis protein, whose amino-acid sequence is MSTSNILRGTMLLTAATFLSKFLGMIYTIPFNELVGATGGALYGYAYGPYNILISMSTIGVPLAVSKFVSKYNAMGDYYTGRRMFKAGMSLMIITGIIAFLILYFSSGLLAKIYVPSNDPSGIIAEDVEMVLKMISFALLIIPSMSIIRGFFQGYESMGPTALSQVVEQIVRIVFLLSAAFLIIHVFSGSVTTAVGYAAFAAFVGAVASYIVLGLYWKKRKQYLDRQVASQRKTHQIPLRDLYKELFRYAGPFVLVGLATPLYQQIDAITFERTMSAIGQGEISAIAFSNISVYGHKLVIIPVTIATGLSLAILPAITKSVTERNMPLAFRQINQSLQIVMLLVLPASVGMSLLSYEVYGAFYGIENININGPLLAWYAPVALLFAFFTVTSSILQGINQQRFAVTSLGAGLLLKICLNVPLMYALGAKGAVVGTSLAVLTAIILNFWRIKQTIGFPMREFTKRSSLMAIFTILMTMAVLITKWILGFWISYEDSRFAAIVTLMVAIPVGALVYLWFSYESTLFERTLGNRVRIFDRIFRRR
- a CDS encoding NERD domain-containing protein gives rise to the protein MTQLVKLEDYVSRYERDIYHYPGQFIRLKKENWKKLREQWENQRYSAEGINEDEPTEADSSIWNLFKRKEKEELLEMVVDKPRLPQNEAALKQYYLDQLVSLQLKWASTTVNEMSFLDRGYKDDFVLKYFLQRFPDTYLLFYHPIFHIKQSFIEGEIILVTPIGIDIITLLETNSSMTFMSNDDRTWMREHNQIRSKILSPMLGLNRTEKLVRSMMKAHSIEFPITKIVLSRTNKIQAAQEPYQTKYIGKTEHDRWLQEKRSLVSPLKHIQLKVCDILLKQCATNAYKRPEWNENEGGEQNMGSFGE
- a CDS encoding DeoR family transcriptional regulator codes for the protein MNQSTTRMLTRVKAEYLYIREKGTVSTTELAEEFGITDRTVQRDLNVLEHNGLVTSPNRGRWKITEKRVKIS
- a CDS encoding PepSY domain-containing protein — protein: MKWSRLLVAAGIGALVGYVVREQVNTTTSYSPEKALNSAKEAFRKEGPISGSWIYMKPKELVKNGLTYSVYHGGITRTIEGQDKPFEFYVDAHTGTIVEVAESA
- a CDS encoding pseudouridine synthase, which encodes MRIDKLLSNMGFGSRKEVKSLLKKGIVTRNGEVVKNGQDQVDPNHDEIKVAGEEIEYKEFVYLMMHKPPGCVSATEDNRDQTVIDLLEPEDAIFEPFPVGRLDKDTEGLLLLTNDGKLAHQLLSPKKHVGKTYFARVEGVVTDSDISAFATGVMLDDGYVTKPGELTILKSGEISEIELTITEGKFHQVKRMFQSVNKRVVYLKRLTMGSLQLDEELPIGTYRELTEDELTRLKEQHI
- a CDS encoding potassium channel family protein, which codes for MIIFRRILRKVVKIQNTFLFLGSLLMIVLASYLVVAVEKESFPTFFDAFWWVMTTVTTVGYGDYYPVSFAGRMIALFLYVFGIGIIGIVIGKVVDSLSSFRIKREEGNIVFKEKDHYIIIGWSQKAKFAIDEIVRTMPDADILIIDTLEKAPLLKEHIHFLHGHASETEVLEKANIKEAKAVLIFANDQITDGQLNDGRTLLIASAIEAYAPHVHTVVEVMEEAHIKNFVHVKVNEFIISNETISSLFVRSAFHEGMSRLFGQLLRRSVGEDLFHVPTNPEWKTYKDAFNALLDSGATLVADRDDLSINRSLDKEIPADAKLFVICDENTYQTLIQNIS
- the thpR gene encoding RNA 2',3'-cyclic phosphodiesterase; the protein is MTNDAHYFIGIPIREDIQNWLAEWQEMLQRKGQVAYKSWTHVSDLHITLLFLGGVSENKITEIIEELQKMDGLEKFHVNIGTVGTFGKRSQPRVLWAGVEGNKVLNNLQEKVANTCAMFGFKKESRPYRPHITLAKKWDPSFAKELMLPESEEFLARKDMLVDHLVVYKIHPSKSPKYEIVTAIRLN
- a CDS encoding phosphotransferase family protein produces the protein MDYLFGTDWTITPAGGSTGEAYMAANSEKRLFLKRNSSPFLAVLSAEGIVPKLLWTKRMANGDVITAQHWLEGRELDPEEMQHPQVARMLSKIHHSPELLDMLLKIGKAPILPQDLLQEVKVHVRTAQPDQIELYQAYKFLKETLPFVENQQQVVCHCDLNHNNWLLSEDGQLFLIDWDSAKVADPALDIGMLLFWYIPEKDWKMWLNKYGETNDHIKERMYWYLILDHVKHFLNQKEKNSAKALQYLNQLRRLLAHVQSS
- a CDS encoding YtzH-like family protein gives rise to the protein MSLTVEDQLRVLHDLLSEHREECCGRISECQQIKRIVQSVMANESIDDQQILQLLPEIYNYGRQGELAQNLDEHITSNQANLQNWVDSIQLSD